Proteins encoded within one genomic window of Tidjanibacter massiliensis:
- a CDS encoding 50S ribosomal protein L25/general stress protein Ctc: protein METIQIKGAKRENFGKKGSKDVRREGRVPAVIYGGHEEPIHFSLEEKEMKPLLFTPNSYIVELDIDGRKEQAVMRDVQFHPVKDYPMHVDFFRVLPGKPVAIDVPVKIVGNSEGVKLGGKLTVQKRKLRISGLVENLPDFLEVDITNLGIGKSIFVGDLRYDNLTLLTPATTSVCAVIMTRAARGAAAAAAAGK from the coding sequence ATGGAAACCATTCAGATTAAAGGCGCCAAGCGCGAGAATTTTGGGAAAAAGGGGAGCAAGGACGTGCGCCGCGAAGGCCGCGTGCCGGCGGTAATTTACGGCGGACACGAGGAGCCGATACACTTCTCGCTCGAAGAGAAGGAGATGAAGCCGCTGCTTTTCACCCCCAATTCGTATATCGTGGAGCTCGACATCGACGGCAGGAAGGAGCAGGCTGTCATGCGCGACGTACAGTTCCATCCGGTGAAGGATTATCCCATGCACGTGGATTTCTTCCGCGTACTGCCCGGTAAGCCTGTGGCGATAGACGTGCCCGTGAAGATAGTGGGTAACTCGGAAGGGGTGAAGCTCGGCGGTAAGCTGACCGTACAGAAACGCAAACTGCGCATCAGCGGTCTGGTAGAGAACCTGCCCGATTTCCTCGAAGTTGATATCACGAACCTCGGTATCGGCAAGTCGATTTTCGTGGGCGACCTGAGATACGACAACCTGACGCTGCTTACCCCGGCGACCACTTCGGTATGCGCTGTCATCATGACGCGTGCCGCACGCGGTGCCGCCGCTGCCGCCGCCGCAGGCAAGTAG
- a CDS encoding DUF4405 domain-containing protein, which produces MSGKRSIFITDAALVPLFAAVLATGVRLHVAGETQSHDVWHVWAVWHTLAGIAFLALVFLHLRHHWGWYKGWRKRSVRRNGVTWLLSLSFAVTVLTGALLLACVEGAGSPTGWCHYVAGLVAGICGIRHMAARWPVLRKGLGRRP; this is translated from the coding sequence ATGAGCGGGAAACGGAGTATATTTATTACGGATGCGGCATTGGTACCGCTTTTCGCAGCGGTGCTTGCGACCGGGGTGAGACTGCATGTCGCCGGAGAGACGCAGAGCCACGATGTATGGCATGTGTGGGCGGTATGGCATACGCTCGCCGGCATCGCCTTTCTCGCGCTGGTCTTTCTGCATCTCCGGCACCATTGGGGATGGTATAAGGGGTGGAGGAAAAGGTCGGTGCGCAGGAACGGCGTGACATGGTTGCTCTCGCTCTCCTTTGCCGTGACGGTACTGACGGGAGCGCTGCTGCTGGCTTGCGTCGAGGGGGCGGGGTCCCCGACGGGATGGTGTCATTATGTGGCCGGACTGGTTGCCGGTATATGCGGAATCCGGCATATGGCAGCGCGGTGGCCGGTACTGCGGAAAGGGCTCGGACGGAGACCCTGA
- a CDS encoding AraC family transcriptional regulator → MATLPVHGAAKLSDCGIFLREAVPSLPCEAVEYPHRDDYYLFGVVYGGSCTVCVDFQEYELTGGDVVCVLPGQAHAFLQAENLSASLLGMDALLVGGSDRSVIDEYALAPVPLRVDVWQRHELGALFSLLSDRYAEAGDESSREVVRRLAGAVAAVVMEAVRQAARLRPQPRRYVDIMLRFRKLLQAGLREYRSPARYAAALHISEPYLNEAVRAVTGMSAGKYIRSEIVLEAKRLLCHTDGSVKEIAGELGFGDCTYFSRLFARTAGMSPALFRAKYRG, encoded by the coding sequence ATGGCGACTTTACCTGTGCATGGGGCGGCCAAGCTCTCCGACTGCGGGATTTTCCTGCGGGAGGCAGTCCCTTCTTTGCCCTGTGAGGCGGTCGAGTATCCCCACAGGGACGATTACTACCTCTTCGGCGTGGTTTATGGCGGTTCGTGTACCGTGTGTGTCGATTTTCAGGAGTATGAGCTCACCGGGGGCGATGTGGTGTGCGTCCTGCCCGGGCAGGCGCACGCGTTCCTGCAGGCGGAAAACCTGTCTGCCTCTTTGCTCGGGATGGATGCCCTGCTGGTCGGCGGTTCCGACCGGAGTGTTATCGACGAATACGCCCTGGCGCCTGTGCCCCTGCGGGTGGATGTCTGGCAGCGGCACGAACTCGGAGCGCTCTTCTCGCTTCTGTCCGACCGGTACGCGGAGGCCGGCGATGAGAGTTCGCGGGAGGTGGTGCGCCGTCTGGCCGGTGCGGTCGCCGCCGTTGTGATGGAGGCGGTGCGGCAGGCTGCCCGCCTGCGGCCGCAGCCGAGGCGCTATGTCGATATCATGCTTCGCTTCCGGAAGCTTTTGCAGGCGGGGTTGCGTGAATACCGGAGTCCGGCCCGTTATGCTGCGGCGCTCCATATTTCGGAACCGTATCTGAACGAAGCCGTCCGTGCCGTGACCGGAATGAGTGCCGGGAAATATATTCGCAGCGAAATCGTTCTGGAGGCCAAGCGTCTGCTTTGCCATACGGACGGCAGCGTGAAGGAAATTGCCGGGGAACTGGGATTCGGGGACTGCACCTATTTTTCCAGACTTTTTGCGCGGACGGCGGGCATGAGCCCTGCGCTTTTTCGGGCGAAGTACCGCGGATAG
- a CDS encoding M16 family metallopeptidase: MLKKILLSLAALLAVAAVMQAQELPYDPELRKGVLENGMTYYIRHNGKPEGQAEFWIVHNVGAVQEEDSQQGLAHFLEHMAFNGTANFPGKRMMEWLEGIGVKFGYDLNAFTTREYTCYRVSNVPLVRETVVDSCLLILHDWSHCITLDGGEIDKERGVIIEELRQGEGPARRMWCGAAPLLYGDTRYATRNLIGHIDGLSTFPHDELRDFYGRWYRPDLQAVIVVGDFDVDEMEAKVRAVMSDIPAKENPEPKRRITLPDNAQPVVGLFTDPEATMTSFSLYYKRPLRPFESRNTRQGNLNTLCDGMMMYAMNLRLAELAMRPGASFVSAYVAGDPVASFVSDVMRLTVNVKEGELLQAVTELYTEMERVSRYGFTEAEFGVVKADYERMVQRIFDSRDDRFNQNFTAVYRDNFLYNRPAMDARTEYETDMAAVAALSFEEFNDYVKRQFSDENQVLVAYAPEGAPGLPTVGELETALAQVRGAELEGTSPETVVAPLLPEGTRLKGARVKRTAEGAFGSTVWTLRNGVRVVVKPTDFMTDQVCLYARVPGGRSLLSDEEMLAAQVLDYYIGQTGVAESDAALLRKQLAGKTVRCWPGTGAYENGFSGTSSPKDVETLLQLVYLYLAQPRFDGETFGVVMEQLRHSYRNRTADPSFRYGQEVNETMYGGSPRRPYFVYDDIDGITLEQLQTIYGKLYGNPGDFTFFITGNVDEKTLRPLVEKYIGSLPRASHRAEWVDDGVRTPVGTVENRFAVKMEQPKVSACTLFTGRMPYTLENTLAMAVLGQLLDIRYTAVMREDKGGTYGVSVSGLVQAFPVQQYQLSIAYETAPEKLDSLRPDVSGELARIAREGADEADLAKVKEYIAKSFPEWCRDNWMWLNVLRGYYLQDYDGLTGYMDIVEGFTPDDFKRLASRILADGNMLEVIMEPEPAPQAE; the protein is encoded by the coding sequence ATGTTGAAGAAAATTTTGTTATCGTTGGCCGCGTTGCTCGCCGTAGCGGCGGTAATGCAGGCGCAGGAACTGCCCTATGACCCGGAGCTCCGCAAGGGGGTGCTTGAGAACGGCATGACCTATTATATCCGGCACAACGGAAAGCCCGAAGGACAGGCCGAATTCTGGATAGTACACAATGTCGGGGCTGTACAGGAGGAGGATTCGCAGCAGGGACTCGCCCATTTCCTCGAACACATGGCTTTCAACGGGACGGCGAATTTTCCCGGTAAGCGGATGATGGAGTGGCTCGAAGGGATAGGCGTGAAATTCGGGTACGACCTGAATGCCTTCACGACGCGGGAATATACCTGTTACCGTGTTTCCAACGTGCCGCTGGTACGTGAAACGGTTGTGGATTCCTGCTTGCTGATACTGCATGACTGGTCGCACTGCATCACGCTCGACGGCGGGGAGATAGACAAGGAACGCGGCGTCATCATCGAAGAGCTGCGCCAGGGAGAGGGGCCGGCAAGGCGCATGTGGTGCGGGGCGGCTCCGTTGCTTTACGGAGATACCCGGTATGCCACCCGCAACCTGATTGGCCATATCGACGGGCTGAGTACCTTCCCGCATGACGAGCTGCGCGATTTCTACGGTCGCTGGTACCGTCCCGACCTGCAGGCCGTCATCGTGGTAGGCGATTTCGACGTGGACGAGATGGAGGCAAAGGTGCGGGCCGTCATGTCCGACATTCCGGCCAAGGAGAACCCCGAGCCGAAGCGGCGGATAACGCTGCCCGACAATGCGCAGCCGGTCGTGGGCCTCTTTACCGACCCCGAAGCGACCATGACCTCTTTTTCGCTCTATTACAAGCGTCCGCTGCGGCCTTTCGAGTCCCGCAATACGCGGCAGGGGAACCTGAACACCCTGTGTGACGGTATGATGATGTATGCGATGAACCTGCGTCTGGCGGAACTCGCCATGCGGCCCGGCGCCTCTTTCGTGTCGGCTTATGTGGCAGGCGACCCGGTCGCCAGTTTCGTTTCCGATGTGATGCGGCTGACGGTGAATGTCAAGGAGGGGGAGCTGTTGCAGGCGGTGACCGAACTGTATACCGAAATGGAGAGGGTCTCCCGGTACGGATTTACTGAAGCGGAGTTCGGCGTGGTGAAAGCCGATTACGAACGGATGGTGCAGCGTATTTTCGACAGCCGCGACGACCGTTTCAACCAGAATTTTACGGCCGTTTACCGTGACAATTTTCTGTATAACCGCCCTGCGATGGATGCGCGGACCGAATATGAAACGGATATGGCTGCTGTCGCAGCGTTGTCGTTCGAGGAATTCAACGATTATGTGAAACGACAGTTTTCCGATGAGAATCAGGTGCTTGTCGCCTATGCGCCGGAAGGGGCGCCGGGCCTCCCGACCGTCGGGGAGCTGGAGACGGCCCTGGCGCAGGTACGCGGCGCCGAGCTGGAAGGGACTTCGCCCGAAACCGTCGTGGCACCTTTGCTTCCGGAGGGTACGCGGCTGAAGGGCGCCCGCGTGAAGAGGACGGCGGAGGGGGCGTTCGGCTCGACGGTCTGGACACTCCGCAACGGCGTACGTGTCGTCGTGAAACCTACGGATTTCATGACCGACCAGGTGTGCCTGTATGCCCGTGTTCCCGGCGGTCGGTCGTTGCTCTCCGACGAGGAGATGCTTGCCGCACAGGTGCTGGATTACTATATCGGCCAGACGGGCGTGGCGGAGTCGGATGCCGCCCTGTTGCGCAAACAGCTCGCCGGCAAGACGGTCAGATGCTGGCCCGGGACCGGAGCCTATGAGAACGGCTTCTCCGGCACCTCCTCTCCGAAAGACGTGGAGACGCTTCTGCAGCTCGTCTATCTCTATCTTGCCCAACCCCGGTTCGACGGGGAGACGTTCGGGGTGGTTATGGAACAGTTGCGGCACTCCTATCGGAATCGGACCGCCGACCCGTCGTTCCGTTACGGACAGGAGGTCAATGAGACGATGTACGGCGGTTCGCCGCGCCGGCCCTATTTCGTGTACGACGACATCGACGGCATCACGTTGGAGCAGTTGCAGACGATTTATGGAAAACTCTACGGCAATCCGGGCGATTTCACCTTTTTCATTACGGGTAATGTGGACGAGAAGACGCTGCGTCCGCTGGTCGAAAAGTATATCGGTTCCCTGCCGCGTGCATCGCACCGGGCGGAGTGGGTGGACGACGGGGTGCGGACGCCTGTGGGAACGGTGGAGAACCGGTTCGCCGTGAAGATGGAGCAGCCGAAAGTCTCCGCCTGTACGTTGTTTACCGGCCGGATGCCCTACACACTGGAGAATACGCTCGCTATGGCGGTACTCGGACAGTTGCTCGATATACGTTATACGGCTGTGATGCGCGAAGACAAGGGAGGAACGTACGGTGTCAGCGTGAGCGGTTTAGTACAGGCCTTTCCCGTGCAGCAATACCAGTTGTCGATAGCGTATGAGACGGCGCCCGAAAAGCTGGATTCGCTCCGGCCGGACGTATCGGGCGAACTGGCCCGTATTGCCCGCGAGGGTGCCGACGAGGCCGACCTGGCCAAGGTCAAGGAGTATATCGCAAAATCCTTTCCCGAATGGTGCCGAGATAACTGGATGTGGCTGAATGTACTGCGTGGTTATTATCTTCAGGACTACGACGGCCTGACCGGATACATGGATATCGTCGAAGGTTTTACCCCCGATGATTTCAAACGGCTTGCTTCCCGGATACTGGCCGACGGGAACATGCTGGAGGTCATTATGGAACCGGAACCTGCACCGCAAGCCGAATAA
- a CDS encoding pyridoxamine 5'-phosphate oxidase family protein has product MMTAVKYDNSPVRRQDRLLEEEHAAELLRSGEYGFLALGGGRGGYGVPVNYAAEGSRIYIHCAPEGEKLRRIGQDAQAVFCVVGRTAPQPERFTTEYESIMASGVVSVVSDDGERMRALSLIVEKYSPGYEEQGAVYARKSFARTVVLRLDIRSMTGKCKRLGR; this is encoded by the coding sequence ATGATGACTGCTGTAAAGTATGACAATTCGCCGGTGCGCCGGCAGGACAGGCTGTTGGAGGAGGAGCATGCGGCGGAGCTGCTCCGGAGCGGGGAGTATGGTTTTCTTGCGTTGGGAGGGGGCCGCGGAGGCTACGGCGTCCCTGTCAATTATGCGGCGGAAGGGAGCCGGATATACATACACTGTGCGCCGGAAGGGGAGAAACTCCGTCGTATCGGACAGGATGCACAGGCGGTTTTCTGTGTGGTAGGACGTACCGCGCCGCAGCCGGAGCGCTTCACGACGGAGTATGAGAGCATCATGGCCTCCGGCGTCGTTTCGGTCGTGTCCGATGACGGGGAGCGTATGCGCGCCCTCTCCCTCATCGTAGAAAAGTATTCGCCGGGATACGAGGAGCAGGGGGCGGTCTATGCGCGGAAATCCTTTGCCCGCACCGTCGTGCTGCGGCTGGATATACGCAGCATGACGGGCAAGTGCAAACGGCTCGGCAGGTAG
- a CDS encoding TonB-dependent receptor codes for MMGFCLFRPLRSSSLPAPAIRHRRGGPAVRASLLLLLALPCRAGAQHPTDTLTVDGSYDIEEIVVTARRATEIIPTQKLEGKALEELNSHSVADALRYFSGIQIKDYGGIGGLKTVNIRSMGSQHVGVFFDGIQIGNAQNGTVDLGRFSLDNMEAISVYNGQKSSIFQSAKDFASASALYMETRRPRFDSIRTDNFKATLKGGSFKTVNPSLLWEHKFGRRIRSSLNTEYMYTSGEYRFSYAKADGYDTTEVRKNGDVRLFRAEAALFGDLDDGEWRAKAYFYDSERGYPGYIDRNIPDHIRNQDRQWDTNFFLQGSLTRKPLPFYTFFIKGKYAYDYLHYFSDEEDSMYIDNRYRQQEAYVSSAHMFSIFPWWSANLSVDAQWNRLEADLVDFVYPKRYTVLAAAATSLQFSRISVQGSLLYTHVTDITKWKGTEAGAKNEFTPTAIVSWKPLRRHDLSLRGFYKRIFRMPTFNDLYYTEIGNKNLKPEYTEQYNAGVVYGREWHRPESSYRLDIQLDGYFNKVKDKIVAMPADNQFRWMMLNLGYVEIRGVDAVAGISMEHGRFAATARFSYTYQKAQDFTDPSSDHYGDQIPYIPWHSGSAVVGISWGEWSLNYSFIYTGERYEQAANTLYNYVQPWYTHDMSLAREIHMRHVRMRICAEINNIFNQQYEVVQCYPMPGTNFRIIISITL; via the coding sequence ATGATGGGTTTTTGTCTGTTCCGTCCCCTCCGCAGCTCATCGCTGCCCGCTCCCGCCATACGTCACCGGCGAGGAGGGCCGGCAGTCCGTGCAAGCCTGCTGCTCCTGCTGGCCCTCCCCTGCCGCGCCGGGGCGCAGCATCCGACAGACACCCTCACGGTGGACGGTTCGTACGACATCGAGGAAATCGTCGTCACGGCAAGGCGGGCAACCGAAATCATCCCCACCCAGAAACTCGAAGGCAAGGCGCTCGAAGAGCTGAACAGCCACAGCGTGGCCGATGCGCTCCGCTACTTCTCCGGCATACAGATAAAGGATTACGGAGGCATCGGGGGACTCAAGACGGTCAATATACGCAGCATGGGAAGCCAGCACGTAGGGGTGTTCTTCGACGGCATACAGATAGGCAATGCCCAGAATGGCACGGTGGACCTCGGCAGGTTCTCGCTCGACAACATGGAAGCCATCTCCGTCTATAACGGACAGAAGAGTTCGATATTCCAGTCGGCCAAGGATTTCGCCTCGGCCAGCGCCCTCTACATGGAGACACGGCGGCCCCGTTTCGATTCCATCCGCACCGACAATTTCAAGGCGACGCTGAAAGGAGGTTCTTTCAAGACCGTCAACCCCTCCCTGTTGTGGGAGCACAAGTTCGGCAGGAGAATACGAAGCTCGCTCAACACGGAATACATGTACACCTCCGGAGAGTACAGGTTCAGTTACGCGAAAGCCGACGGATACGACACCACGGAAGTCCGGAAGAACGGCGACGTGAGGCTTTTCCGGGCCGAAGCGGCCCTCTTCGGCGACCTCGACGACGGCGAATGGAGAGCCAAGGCCTATTTCTACGACTCCGAACGGGGATATCCCGGCTACATCGACCGCAACATCCCGGACCACATCCGCAACCAGGACCGGCAGTGGGACACGAATTTCTTCCTGCAGGGCTCTCTCACGCGCAAACCGCTTCCCTTCTATACCTTTTTTATAAAGGGAAAATACGCTTACGATTACCTGCACTACTTCTCGGACGAGGAGGACAGCATGTACATCGACAACCGCTACCGCCAGCAGGAGGCCTACGTCTCGTCGGCCCACATGTTCTCCATCTTTCCGTGGTGGAGCGCCAACCTCTCGGTCGATGCGCAATGGAACAGACTGGAGGCCGACCTCGTGGATTTCGTCTATCCGAAAAGATACACCGTCCTTGCGGCCGCGGCCACTTCCCTCCAGTTCAGCCGCATCTCCGTACAGGGAAGCCTGCTCTACACCCATGTGACCGATATCACGAAATGGAAAGGAACGGAAGCCGGAGCCAAGAACGAATTCACCCCCACGGCCATCGTCTCCTGGAAACCCCTCCGCAGGCACGACCTCTCCCTGCGGGGATTCTACAAGCGCATCTTCCGCATGCCGACATTCAACGACCTCTACTACACCGAAATCGGGAACAAAAACCTGAAACCGGAATACACCGAGCAGTACAATGCCGGGGTGGTTTACGGCCGGGAATGGCACCGACCGGAAAGCTCTTACCGGCTCGACATACAGCTCGACGGCTATTTCAATAAGGTAAAGGACAAAATAGTGGCCATGCCCGCCGACAACCAGTTCCGCTGGATGATGCTCAACCTCGGATACGTCGAGATACGCGGCGTGGACGCGGTGGCGGGCATAAGCATGGAGCACGGCCGGTTCGCGGCAACGGCCCGGTTCTCCTATACCTACCAGAAGGCCCAGGATTTCACCGACCCCTCCTCCGACCATTACGGCGACCAGATTCCCTACATCCCGTGGCACAGCGGTTCGGCCGTCGTCGGGATAAGCTGGGGAGAGTGGAGCCTCAACTACAGCTTCATCTACACGGGCGAACGCTACGAACAGGCGGCCAATACGCTCTACAACTACGTACAGCCGTGGTACACGCACGACATGTCGCTCGCCCGCGAGATACACATGAGGCATGTCCGCATGCGCATCTGCGCCGAAATCAACAACATCTTCAACCAGCAGTACGAAGTGGTGCAATGCTACCCCATGCCGGGAACGAATTTCAGAATCATCATAAGTATCACCCTATGA